A section of the Rhizomicrobium sp. genome encodes:
- the crcB gene encoding fluoride efflux transporter CrcB produces MSFAACIYVMIGGALGSLARYLVSVLALPVSRDLPWGTIGINIAGSFVIGFFGTLTLAQGRFPVSENMRLFVMVGVCGGFTTFSSFSLQTLDLLRGGAVVRAGLNIVLSVALCVAAVAMGHFLAAGLNGHAPQVAQLPIEEEADV; encoded by the coding sequence ATGTCCTTCGCCGCCTGCATCTATGTCATGATCGGCGGCGCGCTGGGTTCGCTAGCGCGCTATCTGGTGTCCGTGCTGGCGCTGCCGGTGAGCCGCGACCTGCCCTGGGGAACCATCGGGATCAATATCGCGGGGTCCTTCGTCATCGGGTTCTTCGGCACGCTGACGCTGGCGCAGGGACGCTTTCCGGTGTCGGAGAACATGCGGCTGTTCGTCATGGTGGGCGTTTGCGGCGGGTTCACGACGTTCTCGTCGTTCAGCCTGCAGACGCTCGACCTCCTGCGCGGCGGTGCGGTGGTGCGGGCCGGATTGAACATCGTGCTGTCGGTGGCGCTGTGCGTCGCGGCGGTGGCGATGGGGCATTTCCTCGCGGCCGGACTCAACGGCCATGCGCCGCAGGTGGCGCAGCTTCCGATCGAGGAAGAGGCGGACGTCTAG
- a CDS encoding RluA family pseudouridine synthase, with protein MTDTARIAHDEDGIRVDRWFKRHYPALTHGRLEKLLRTGQVRLDGKRAKAADRVASGQTVRLPPQVVHGDLEEKPRAKPRQEVSGSLQDYVIYMDKNVIVLNKPSGLATQGGSGLTAHVDGMLDSLAFEKNTRPRLVHRLDRDTSGVLVVARTVPAAAELSRALATRDAQKIYWALVKGVPKVKRGTIKAALAKEGGHGPRGRDERMTTVDAADEGAKDAVTDFVVIDTAGEEFAWLAVKPLTGRTHQIRVHFASIGTPIVGDFKYGGTDVRGKGEIENRLHLHARSIDIARPDGGRLHADAPLPPHMLKTWELLGFDPNYDRNPFERKAKK; from the coding sequence ATGACCGACACCGCCCGCATCGCCCATGACGAGGACGGCATCCGAGTCGACCGCTGGTTCAAGCGCCACTATCCGGCGCTGACCCATGGCCGCCTGGAGAAGCTGCTGCGCACCGGCCAGGTCCGCCTCGACGGCAAGCGCGCCAAGGCCGCCGACCGCGTCGCCTCCGGCCAGACGGTCCGTCTGCCGCCGCAGGTCGTCCACGGCGATCTCGAAGAAAAGCCTCGCGCGAAGCCGCGGCAGGAGGTGAGCGGCAGTCTCCAGGACTACGTCATCTACATGGACAAGAACGTCATCGTGCTGAACAAGCCGTCGGGCCTCGCCACGCAAGGCGGCAGCGGCCTGACCGCCCATGTCGACGGCATGCTCGACAGCCTCGCCTTCGAGAAGAATACCCGCCCGCGCCTCGTGCACCGCCTCGACCGCGACACCTCCGGCGTCCTCGTCGTGGCGCGCACCGTCCCCGCCGCCGCGGAGCTGTCGCGCGCCCTTGCCACCCGCGACGCGCAGAAGATCTACTGGGCGCTGGTCAAAGGCGTGCCGAAGGTCAAGCGCGGCACGATCAAGGCGGCGCTCGCCAAGGAAGGCGGCCACGGCCCGCGCGGCCGCGACGAGCGCATGACCACGGTCGACGCGGCGGACGAGGGCGCCAAGGACGCCGTGACCGATTTCGTGGTGATCGACACCGCCGGCGAGGAATTCGCCTGGCTGGCGGTAAAGCCGCTCACCGGCCGTACCCACCAGATCCGCGTCCATTTCGCGTCCATCGGCACGCCCATCGTCGGCGACTTCAAATATGGCGGCACCGACGTGCGCGGCAAGGGCGAGATCGAGAACCGCCTGCACCTGCACGCCCGCTCCATCGACATCGCGCGCCCCGACGGCGGCCGTCTCCATGCTGACGCGCCCTTGCCGCCGCACATGCTAAAGACCTGGGAACTGCTCGGCTTCGACCCGAATTACGACCGCAATCCCTTCGAACGCAAAGCGAAGAAATGA
- a CDS encoding cupin domain-containing protein — MKSRPPFLKNRREIELPGPHKGPTGEAFGYTAVFSTVTGLSRLKIAHLRLAPGTRTNAPVARRDEEEFVFVLEGAPDLWIDGNLHTLTEGDGIAFTDRTGIAHTLINNTDRDVRLFAFGEAARLFSQSHCPLPDDEAANAHLRKQGKLWPEPPRRKLGPNGGRPGDLSGRKRSRPDCAANWRDILEKDEGGYPGSLEKHGIDAKFGRRARFSRIGIHLEVLPPGRRTSWPHAERDEEEWVYVIAGEVRCWIDGHLHKMTEGDFVGFEARTGVTHVVINDSDQDALLLVGAEAARTKNQFWYPYHPHRDKEVGELFWADHPKPKLGPHDGLPDALRARLPAAARKDPIAANRAAMKLKP; from the coding sequence ATGAAGTCCCGTCCGCCCTTCCTGAAGAACCGGCGCGAGATCGAACTCCCCGGCCCGCACAAGGGCCCGACCGGCGAGGCGTTCGGCTATACCGCCGTCTTCTCCACCGTCACCGGCCTGTCGCGCCTCAAGATCGCGCATCTGCGCTTGGCCCCCGGCACGCGGACCAACGCGCCCGTCGCGCGTCGCGACGAGGAGGAGTTCGTCTTCGTGCTGGAAGGCGCGCCGGACCTGTGGATCGACGGCAATCTCCACACGCTGACGGAAGGCGACGGCATCGCCTTCACCGACCGCACCGGCATCGCGCATACGCTGATCAACAACACGGACCGAGACGTGCGCCTCTTCGCATTCGGCGAGGCGGCGCGCCTGTTCTCGCAGTCCCATTGTCCGCTGCCGGACGACGAAGCGGCCAACGCGCATCTGCGCAAGCAGGGAAAGCTCTGGCCTGAGCCGCCCAGGCGCAAGCTCGGCCCCAACGGCGGCCGCCCCGGCGACCTGTCGGGCCGCAAGCGGAGCCGGCCGGATTGCGCAGCCAACTGGCGCGACATCCTGGAAAAGGACGAAGGCGGCTATCCCGGCAGTTTGGAGAAGCACGGCATCGACGCGAAGTTCGGCCGGCGCGCGCGGTTCTCGCGCATCGGCATTCATTTGGAGGTCCTGCCGCCCGGCCGCCGCACCTCCTGGCCGCATGCCGAGCGCGACGAGGAGGAGTGGGTCTATGTGATTGCCGGCGAGGTCCGGTGCTGGATCGACGGCCATCTCCACAAAATGACCGAAGGCGATTTCGTCGGCTTCGAGGCGCGCACCGGCGTCACCCATGTCGTCATCAACGACAGCGACCAGGACGCGCTGCTGCTGGTCGGCGCCGAAGCCGCCCGGACGAAGAATCAGTTCTGGTATCCCTATCATCCGCACCGCGACAAGGAGGTCGGCGAGCTCTTCTGGGCCGATCATCCCAAGCCGAAACTCGGCCCGCATGACGGCCTTCCCGACGCGCTGCGCGCTCGCCTGCCGGCCGCGGCCCGCAAGGATCCCATCGCCGCCAACCGCGCCGCGATGAAGCTGAAGCCATGA
- a CDS encoding ATP12 family protein, whose amino-acid sequence MKRFYRTVAVKQVGGTFGIVLDGRPVKTPNGETLALHTAKLAEAVAAEWAEQGDKIDQRTMPLTALANTAQDHVAGDRAATLGQVETFARHDLVCYRAADPPELAVREVHAWDAPLAWARTRYGLDLKVTHGVGSIDQPSVSRDSIERALARFDAFALTGLVTAAGIMKSLVLALSLADGRLDAAAAHAAAHVDEFFQAEKWGRDSEAEARLKSLLKELEDAEHFMQLSLPSP is encoded by the coding sequence ATGAAGCGCTTCTACAGGACGGTTGCCGTCAAACAGGTCGGCGGCACATTCGGCATCGTGCTGGACGGGCGCCCTGTGAAGACGCCGAACGGCGAAACGCTCGCCCTGCACACGGCCAAGCTCGCCGAAGCCGTCGCGGCCGAATGGGCGGAGCAGGGCGACAAGATCGACCAGCGCACCATGCCGCTGACCGCCCTCGCCAACACGGCGCAGGATCACGTCGCGGGCGACCGCGCCGCGACGCTGGGCCAGGTCGAAACCTTCGCCCGGCACGACCTCGTCTGCTACCGCGCCGCCGATCCGCCCGAGCTTGCCGTCCGCGAGGTCCATGCCTGGGACGCCCCGCTGGCCTGGGCGCGCACGCGTTACGGCCTCGACCTGAAGGTGACGCATGGCGTCGGCTCGATCGACCAGCCTTCCGTCTCCCGTGATTCCATCGAACGGGCGCTGGCGCGCTTCGACGCTTTCGCGCTGACCGGCCTTGTGACCGCCGCCGGAATCATGAAATCGCTGGTCCTGGCCCTGTCGCTCGCCGACGGCCGCCTCGACGCTGCCGCCGCCCACGCCGCGGCCCATGTCGACGAGTTCTTCCAGGCCGAAAAATGGGGCCGCGATTCCGAAGCGGAAGCTCGGCTAAAATCGCTTTTGAAAGAGCTGGAAGACGCAGAACACTTTATGCAGTTAAGTTTACCCTCCCCTTGA